In one window of Chryseobacterium sp. JV274 DNA:
- a CDS encoding BlaI/MecI/CopY family transcriptional regulator, which yields MKEIKLTDSEKILMDILWEKKKIFMKDILEAYPDPKPAATTIATLLKRMQNKELVGYKVYGNSREYYPKIEKGEYFKEEMSSMIDRFFNSSVTQFASFFTSNAKLSQKQLKELRDIIDEQIKE from the coding sequence ATGAAAGAGATTAAATTAACAGATTCTGAAAAAATTCTCATGGACATCCTTTGGGAGAAGAAAAAGATTTTCATGAAGGATATTCTGGAAGCCTACCCAGACCCTAAGCCTGCTGCAACTACTATTGCAACCTTGCTTAAAAGAATGCAGAACAAAGAACTTGTAGGCTATAAAGTGTATGGAAATTCCCGTGAATACTATCCGAAAATAGAAAAAGGGGAATATTTCAAGGAGGAAATGTCATCCATGATTGATCGTTTTTTCAACAGCTCGGTAACACAGTTTGCATCCTTTTTTACATCGAATGCCAAGCTCAGCCAAAAGCAGCTGAAAGAACTCCGCGATATTATAGATGAACAGATAAAAGAATAG